One Rhodococcus sp. P1Y DNA window includes the following coding sequences:
- a CDS encoding molybdopterin-dependent oxidoreductase — MSEFDVDGKLFSAEPEPGQCLRTFLRDREIYGVKKGCDSGDCGACTVWLDGKPFHSCLVPAFRAEGKKVTTVQGLADGDTLHTMQQSFHDAQSFQCGFCAAGMIMTAAALTDEQKQDLPRALKGNLCRCTGYRSIADAVHGLTEVEQDVAGKACGASLANPFTEDIVTGHAKYTMDVTVPNLLHLKVLRSPHAHARITNIDRTSALAVPGVVAVFTHEDVPHRLYSTALHEDHLVDPDDTLILDDVIRFVGQRIAAVVAETEAAAEAGCRALNVTYDELPAVFDPFSAMEPGAPVLHDKGFEENGNIFVDIHGEVGSVADGFARADAVHERTYSTSRVQHAHLETHGSIAWRGDDGRWHVRTSTQAPFVVQAKLCYLLGLRARDVHVFTERVGGGFGGKQEMISEDLVLWATMKLGRPVKWEWTREEEFIGSTTRHQMTTRVKLGATRDGTLTALEVYVVSNTGAYANHASETLAAALGSPLAAYRCSNKKALGFAVYTNVIPGGGFRGYGASQTTFAIECAMDELAHLLGMSPLALRRRNMVGPTDLVESVWDGPSDASFGSYGLDQCLDHVEASLAQGNGVEPPEGDDWLVGTGIALALLECGPPTEHRSGAEMTLLETGTYHLAVGSSEMGNGITNAHRQIAAGVLGTKASGVDIVNADTDRTLYDTGTFASTGTVVAGKAVHLTALALKDDILCFASEYSGSPREDCELEGDAVVCGGRRIPLSDLYTARKESGRKLHATRKAYLTPRTIASNVHGVRLALHKVTGEIRILQSVHGADIGRPINPLQCRGQIDGAVGMAFGWALTENMVHGPTGAVINPNFRNYRIPAFADLPPTEVFFADTYDTIGPMGAKSQGECAINPVAPAVSNALLDATGIRFDSLPFTPDRIFDKLTAL, encoded by the coding sequence ATGAGTGAATTCGACGTCGACGGGAAACTCTTCTCGGCCGAACCGGAACCGGGACAATGCCTTCGGACCTTCCTGCGCGATCGAGAGATCTACGGGGTGAAGAAGGGGTGCGATTCCGGGGACTGCGGCGCATGCACAGTGTGGCTGGACGGGAAGCCGTTTCACTCGTGCCTCGTTCCGGCGTTCCGCGCCGAAGGCAAGAAGGTGACCACCGTGCAGGGACTCGCGGACGGGGACACGCTACACACGATGCAGCAGTCGTTCCATGACGCGCAGTCGTTTCAATGTGGTTTCTGCGCAGCGGGAATGATCATGACGGCTGCAGCGCTGACGGACGAGCAGAAGCAAGATCTGCCGCGTGCGCTGAAAGGAAATCTGTGTCGCTGCACGGGCTACAGATCCATCGCCGACGCCGTTCACGGTCTCACCGAGGTCGAGCAGGATGTTGCTGGAAAAGCCTGTGGGGCAAGCCTTGCCAACCCGTTCACCGAAGACATCGTCACCGGCCACGCGAAGTACACGATGGACGTCACCGTCCCGAACCTTCTTCACCTGAAGGTGCTCCGCTCACCGCACGCGCATGCGCGAATCACGAACATCGACAGAACTTCCGCGCTTGCCGTCCCCGGGGTGGTGGCGGTGTTCACCCACGAGGATGTCCCGCACCGGCTCTACAGCACCGCGCTGCACGAGGACCACCTGGTGGATCCCGACGACACCCTGATCCTTGACGACGTCATCCGGTTCGTCGGACAGCGTATCGCTGCCGTGGTCGCCGAGACAGAGGCTGCGGCCGAGGCGGGCTGCCGTGCGCTGAACGTGACTTATGACGAACTCCCTGCAGTCTTCGACCCGTTCTCGGCGATGGAACCCGGCGCACCCGTGCTGCACGACAAGGGATTCGAGGAGAACGGCAACATCTTTGTCGACATTCACGGGGAGGTCGGCAGTGTCGCCGACGGTTTCGCACGGGCCGATGCGGTGCACGAACGCACCTACTCGACCTCCCGCGTGCAGCATGCCCACCTCGAGACGCACGGCTCGATCGCCTGGCGCGGCGACGACGGCCGTTGGCATGTCCGCACGAGTACCCAGGCACCGTTCGTCGTGCAGGCCAAGCTCTGTTATCTGCTCGGCCTCAGAGCACGTGACGTGCATGTCTTCACCGAACGCGTCGGCGGCGGCTTCGGCGGCAAGCAGGAGATGATCTCCGAGGATCTCGTGCTGTGGGCGACCATGAAGCTCGGACGGCCGGTCAAATGGGAGTGGACGCGCGAGGAAGAGTTCATCGGCTCGACGACGCGGCATCAGATGACGACCAGGGTCAAGCTCGGCGCCACCCGCGACGGAACCCTGACCGCGCTCGAGGTGTACGTGGTGTCCAACACCGGCGCCTACGCCAACCATGCGAGCGAAACCCTTGCCGCTGCGCTCGGTAGTCCTCTCGCTGCATACCGGTGCTCCAACAAGAAGGCACTCGGTTTTGCGGTGTACACCAATGTGATTCCAGGAGGTGGCTTCCGGGGATACGGTGCCTCGCAGACCACGTTCGCCATCGAATGTGCGATGGACGAACTTGCGCACCTGCTCGGCATGAGCCCACTTGCGCTGCGTCGAAGGAACATGGTCGGACCGACGGATCTTGTCGAGTCGGTCTGGGACGGCCCGAGCGATGCGAGCTTCGGCAGTTACGGACTCGATCAGTGTCTCGATCACGTCGAGGCCTCGCTTGCCCAGGGCAATGGCGTCGAACCCCCGGAGGGCGACGACTGGCTCGTCGGGACCGGAATTGCCCTCGCCTTGCTCGAGTGTGGGCCCCCGACCGAGCATCGGTCGGGCGCAGAGATGACCCTTCTCGAAACCGGCACGTACCACCTCGCGGTGGGATCCTCGGAGATGGGCAACGGAATCACCAACGCGCACCGACAGATTGCCGCAGGCGTTCTCGGAACCAAGGCCTCCGGCGTCGACATCGTAAACGCGGACACCGACAGGACACTCTACGACACGGGGACGTTCGCGAGCACGGGCACCGTGGTCGCAGGGAAAGCAGTACACCTGACGGCGCTGGCCTTGAAAGACGACATCCTCTGCTTCGCAAGCGAATACAGCGGAAGTCCGCGCGAGGACTGCGAGCTGGAGGGCGACGCCGTCGTGTGCGGCGGCCGGCGGATTCCGCTGTCCGATCTGTACACCGCGCGAAAGGAATCCGGTCGGAAGCTGCACGCTACTCGCAAGGCGTATCTGACGCCTCGGACCATAGCGTCGAACGTGCATGGAGTCCGTCTGGCACTGCACAAGGTGACCGGTGAGATCAGGATTCTGCAGAGCGTGCACGGCGCCGACATCGGCCGACCCATCAATCCCCTGCAATGTCGCGGTCAAATCGACGGTGCGGTCGGGATGGCGTTCGGATGGGCGTTGACCGAGAACATGGTGCACGGCCCGACGGGCGCAGTGATCAATCCGAACTTTCGCAACTATCGGATCCCGGCGTTCGCGGATCTGCCTCCGACGGAGGTGTTCTTCGCCGACACCTACGACACGATCGGGCCGATGGGCGCGAAATCGCAGGGTGAGTGCGCGATCAACCCGGTGGCCCCTGCTGTGTCGAATGCACTCCTCGACGCGACCGGTATTCGGTTCGATTCGTTGCCGTTCACTCCGGACCGCATCTTCGACAAGCTGACGGCCCTGTAG
- a CDS encoding FAD binding domain-containing protein, with product MNLGTIGEVKRPTSLDQIEDWRDGYAWLAGGTWLFSEPQVDRDTLIDLDGLAWPALTVTDEGLEIAATCRIAELFAFDGPTDWTATALFGDCCRSLLASFKIWNAATVGGNICMSLPAGAMISLTAALDGVYTLIPRVGPARAVAARDFVTGDHANVLGPGELLRSVHLPAESLRKRYAWRQQSLVHAGRSAALIIGTCATDGSDFTLTVTAATPRPVQFQYEKIPSGEQLRTDIAQETEADGFFQDVNGSAPYKKHLTYYFAEQIRMELA from the coding sequence ATGAACCTGGGAACCATAGGTGAGGTGAAGCGGCCGACGTCGCTCGACCAGATCGAAGATTGGCGGGACGGGTACGCCTGGTTGGCGGGCGGCACGTGGCTGTTCTCCGAACCGCAGGTCGACCGCGATACGTTGATCGATCTGGACGGGTTGGCGTGGCCCGCGCTGACCGTGACGGACGAGGGTCTCGAGATTGCCGCAACATGCCGGATAGCCGAGTTGTTCGCGTTCGACGGGCCCACGGACTGGACCGCGACTGCGCTGTTCGGCGATTGCTGTCGCTCGTTGCTGGCATCGTTCAAGATCTGGAACGCAGCGACGGTCGGCGGCAACATCTGCATGTCTCTTCCTGCGGGCGCGATGATTTCGTTGACCGCTGCCCTCGACGGCGTGTACACGCTGATTCCCCGGGTCGGCCCCGCGCGAGCTGTCGCCGCGAGGGACTTCGTGACCGGTGATCATGCGAACGTCCTCGGGCCCGGTGAACTGCTCAGGTCCGTTCACCTGCCTGCCGAATCGCTGCGTAAGCGCTACGCGTGGCGACAGCAGTCGCTGGTCCATGCGGGCCGATCCGCAGCCTTGATCATCGGTACCTGCGCAACCGATGGTTCGGACTTCACGCTGACGGTTACCGCGGCGACGCCTCGGCCGGTGCAGTTCCAGTACGAGAAGATTCCCAGTGGCGAGCAGCTCCGAACGGATATCGCGCAGGAGACCGAAGCAGACGGCTTCTTCCAGGACGTCAACGGTTCTGCGCCGTACAAGAAACACCTGACTTACTACTTCGCCGAGCAGATCCGTATGGAGTTGGCATGA
- a CDS encoding multicopper oxidase family protein yields the protein MFSAHRCAVLAAVVLLVASCAQDADTTAGANYADDGAPAPYTEPVKLSSENGVLEVRLSAHQGTVALDTASALVDNFLLYGYEIIQGTASDGSTSGRDIYPAPTLRVDPGEQLVVHYDNDLQGLTIEDFYDPAFTPAGAEVPIVPPALEQAPLNLHTHGLHVSPDGNADNVLLDIPAGMGNRYDYAIPDDMPNGMYWYHSHLHTLTAQQTYFGLAGLLEIGRPDGDLPIVTENDIPIRDMALQYNFVFDRKGQGAQLNDPNWPQYVSTLESPTGEQLADGTYRPILAPVNFAETTEGAQYMTNWYTGPLSPDNHRGQNQFIPGNLQSFTSDTENVPADPSLPDNQRDVQFTVNGGFQPELKVKPGQTEIWVLANVSDFAYMPLQLTETATGNHPVFSLVGQDGNPFGEVQRPVDGDGTRLVIPPGSRYSIAVTMPEQGELILEMPPLEGAKPVVNDGILYTNNGTDNPPATLGKVTVDPSIISYADGFFTFPTQKLLQVTPEEGDGVTVPFEPGQKLDAYTSFVDTASMPVDVTRELVVSGGFSNDKASTSDPKAFTYEFAANTFPNIPLIQPRLNSVEEWKITNLNNDEHPMHIHVNDFQVTEIVDPVAGTVTGVQPWGQDNVNVPAPVTDDQENALEPASVTLRTKFTEYTGTFVIHCHRLNHEDNGLMALVSVIPEVSSYAVGIPGSPGVDARVQVYDAAGDRPLASVTPFPGFEGTPSVAMGDVNGDMVLDLIAGTGPGTAPEVVAYSAVGTTPFAAELARFAPLPDAFDGGVVVAAANIDGNALRDNIIVGSGPGMESQVTVYSSTLPTENSAAPEIFDAFTPYPGSDSGVTLATGMVDASSGRKTIVTAPGPGDAPLVKTFRYDLFEPTAASEGHTHDEGPQITSEFLAFDETYTGGVSLATGWVAGVEGGAQSIVAGMTGGDGTVRTFSSGSRLDGGPEMYLNSPNHHGGAVEFAQTSSFVPFAGSGVAVATTATTSGADLLVSGAGGEVRKFNMIRPDPSASTLVPLQVGGLNPSGRNPSGNGQALPLGGR from the coding sequence ATGTTCTCTGCCCACAGATGCGCCGTGCTTGCAGCCGTGGTGCTGCTGGTCGCGTCGTGCGCGCAAGATGCGGACACGACTGCGGGGGCGAATTACGCAGACGACGGTGCGCCGGCCCCATACACCGAGCCGGTGAAGCTATCCAGCGAGAACGGCGTACTCGAAGTCCGACTGTCCGCACATCAGGGCACGGTCGCGCTCGACACTGCATCCGCGCTGGTGGATAACTTTCTTCTCTACGGCTACGAGATCATCCAGGGAACCGCGTCGGATGGCTCGACCAGCGGGCGCGACATCTATCCGGCGCCGACGCTAAGGGTCGACCCGGGGGAGCAGCTCGTCGTCCATTACGACAACGATCTGCAGGGCCTGACCATCGAGGACTTCTACGATCCGGCGTTCACACCGGCCGGTGCTGAGGTTCCGATCGTCCCGCCCGCGCTGGAACAAGCCCCACTCAACCTGCATACCCACGGGCTGCATGTGAGCCCGGACGGCAATGCCGACAACGTTCTCCTCGACATCCCAGCCGGCATGGGCAACCGATACGACTACGCGATTCCCGACGACATGCCGAACGGAATGTACTGGTATCACAGTCATTTGCACACACTCACTGCTCAACAGACCTACTTCGGTCTCGCCGGTCTGCTCGAAATCGGCCGCCCCGACGGTGACCTGCCCATCGTCACCGAGAACGACATCCCGATCAGGGACATGGCGTTGCAATACAACTTCGTGTTCGACAGGAAGGGTCAGGGAGCCCAGCTGAACGATCCCAACTGGCCGCAATACGTCAGCACGCTCGAGTCGCCTACCGGGGAACAACTCGCCGACGGTACCTACCGCCCCATCCTCGCGCCCGTCAATTTTGCCGAGACGACCGAGGGCGCGCAATACATGACCAATTGGTACACGGGCCCGCTGTCGCCGGACAACCATCGCGGCCAGAACCAGTTCATACCGGGCAATCTCCAGAGCTTCACGAGCGATACCGAGAATGTCCCCGCGGACCCGTCGCTGCCGGACAACCAACGCGACGTCCAGTTCACCGTCAACGGCGGATTTCAGCCCGAGCTGAAGGTGAAGCCGGGGCAGACCGAGATCTGGGTGCTGGCCAACGTCAGCGATTTCGCCTACATGCCTTTGCAACTCACCGAAACGGCCACGGGCAATCACCCGGTATTCTCCCTTGTCGGCCAGGACGGCAACCCGTTCGGAGAAGTGCAGCGTCCCGTCGACGGCGACGGCACCCGCCTGGTCATACCGCCGGGTTCACGCTATTCGATCGCGGTCACGATGCCGGAGCAAGGCGAGCTCATTCTCGAGATGCCACCACTCGAGGGTGCGAAACCTGTGGTCAACGATGGAATCCTCTATACGAACAACGGAACCGACAATCCGCCTGCGACGCTCGGGAAGGTGACGGTCGACCCGTCGATCATCAGTTACGCCGACGGCTTCTTCACGTTCCCCACCCAAAAGCTCTTGCAGGTGACGCCCGAGGAGGGCGATGGGGTCACCGTGCCGTTCGAACCCGGGCAGAAGCTCGACGCGTACACCTCGTTCGTCGATACGGCGTCGATGCCGGTGGACGTGACGCGCGAACTCGTCGTATCCGGAGGCTTCTCCAACGACAAGGCAAGCACCAGCGATCCGAAGGCGTTCACGTACGAGTTCGCGGCCAACACCTTTCCTAACATCCCACTGATCCAACCAAGACTGAACTCCGTCGAGGAATGGAAGATCACCAATCTCAACAACGACGAACACCCGATGCACATACACGTCAACGACTTTCAGGTCACCGAGATCGTCGATCCGGTTGCGGGCACGGTCACCGGAGTGCAGCCGTGGGGTCAGGACAACGTCAACGTTCCGGCGCCCGTCACCGACGATCAGGAGAACGCGCTGGAACCGGCGTCGGTCACCCTGCGGACGAAGTTCACCGAGTACACCGGCACGTTCGTCATTCACTGCCATCGACTCAACCACGAGGACAACGGATTGATGGCGTTGGTGAGCGTGATTCCCGAAGTGTCGAGCTACGCGGTGGGAATCCCCGGATCGCCAGGAGTGGACGCGCGAGTCCAGGTGTACGACGCCGCAGGCGATCGCCCGCTTGCGTCCGTGACTCCGTTCCCGGGGTTCGAGGGCACACCGTCGGTCGCCATGGGCGATGTCAACGGCGACATGGTGCTCGACCTGATCGCCGGGACCGGTCCCGGTACAGCGCCAGAAGTGGTCGCCTACAGTGCTGTCGGCACTACTCCGTTCGCTGCCGAACTCGCACGTTTCGCCCCACTGCCCGACGCCTTCGACGGTGGTGTCGTCGTCGCAGCGGCCAATATCGATGGTAATGCGTTGCGTGACAACATCATCGTCGGATCCGGCCCCGGTATGGAGTCGCAGGTGACGGTGTACTCGTCGACCCTGCCGACCGAAAATTCCGCCGCCCCGGAGATCTTCGACGCCTTCACCCCGTACCCCGGGTCCGACAGCGGCGTCACGCTCGCCACCGGAATGGTCGACGCCTCCTCCGGGCGAAAGACCATCGTCACCGCGCCAGGGCCTGGGGATGCGCCGTTGGTGAAGACGTTCCGATACGACCTGTTCGAACCGACTGCTGCGTCCGAGGGGCACACCCACGACGAAGGACCCCAGATCACCTCGGAGTTCTTGGCGTTCGACGAGACGTACACCGGGGGAGTCTCCCTGGCGACAGGATGGGTCGCCGGTGTGGAGGGTGGAGCGCAGTCGATCGTGGCCGGGATGACGGGGGGAGACGGAACCGTCAGGACCTTCTCGTCGGGCTCGCGTCTCGACGGCGGGCCGGAGATGTATCTGAACTCTCCGAACCATCACGGTGGGGCAGTGGAGTTCGCCCAGACCTCGTCGTTCGTCCCATTCGCGGGCAGCGGCGTCGCGGTGGCGACCACGGCGACGACGTCCGGTGCAGATCTGTTGGTCTCCGGCGCGGGAGGCGAGGTACGAAAGTTCAACATGATCCGTCCCGACCCGTCGGCGAGCACGCTGGTTCCGCTGCAGGTCGGCGGGCTGAACCCGTCAGGCAGAAACCCGTCGGGAAATGGTCAGGCTCTTCCACTCGGTGGCCGCTGA
- a CDS encoding LacI family DNA-binding transcriptional regulator, which yields MADVARIAGVSPALVSIVMRGVEGASVDTRARIKAIADDIGYVPDRRAQKLRQASSRLIGVTFDLEQPFHSDLVEHIYSASERHGYDVTLSAVAPTRDESRAVQALLRERCEAVVLLGSHLSATDLKDIDGRAPVVELLKSTDGISSVRSDDVAGTELAVEHLIKLGHKQIAHIDGRRAPGADDRRHGFSAAMWRHGLEPVIVDGGITETEGAEGMRTLLGSEVVPTAVVAFNDNSATGVLDLLLRRGIDVPGEISVVGYDDSRLARIAHINLTSVSQDVEGLADAAVDSVLGRIGGGEPVGVVLAPKLVRRGTVAPPPVRA from the coding sequence ATGGCCGACGTGGCCAGGATCGCCGGGGTTTCGCCTGCGCTCGTCTCGATCGTCATGCGCGGCGTCGAGGGTGCAAGCGTGGATACCCGCGCGCGCATCAAGGCGATCGCCGACGACATCGGGTACGTCCCGGACCGCCGCGCGCAGAAGTTGCGGCAGGCGAGTTCGCGGTTGATCGGCGTGACGTTCGACCTCGAACAACCGTTCCACAGCGACCTCGTCGAGCACATCTATTCGGCATCGGAGCGTCATGGATACGACGTCACGCTCAGTGCTGTGGCGCCGACGCGTGACGAAAGCCGCGCCGTTCAGGCGTTGTTGCGCGAGCGATGCGAAGCAGTGGTTCTGCTCGGATCGCACTTGAGCGCAACGGATCTGAAAGATATCGACGGACGAGCGCCTGTGGTGGAGTTGTTGAAGTCCACCGACGGCATCTCCTCGGTCCGCAGTGACGACGTCGCCGGTACCGAATTGGCCGTCGAACATCTGATCAAATTGGGACACAAGCAGATTGCGCACATCGACGGACGCCGCGCACCAGGAGCGGACGACAGGCGGCACGGTTTCTCCGCCGCTATGTGGCGGCACGGATTGGAGCCGGTGATCGTCGACGGAGGAATCACGGAAACCGAAGGTGCGGAGGGTATGCGGACACTTCTGGGATCCGAGGTGGTACCGACGGCGGTGGTCGCTTTCAACGATAATTCGGCGACGGGTGTGCTCGACCTTCTGCTGCGCCGAGGTATCGATGTTCCCGGTGAGATCTCGGTGGTGGGCTACGACGACTCGCGGCTGGCGCGCATCGCCCACATCAACTTGACATCGGTGTCGCAGGATGTCGAGGGTCTCGCGGACGCGGCGGTGGACAGTGTGCTCGGGCGCATCGGCGGCGGCGAACCTGTCGGCGTGGTGCTGGCCCCGAAGCTCGTCCGGCGGGGGACGGTGGCTCCGCCACCCGTGCGTGCGTAG
- a CDS encoding Gfo/Idh/MocA family oxidoreductase — MTSSAAAVRVALIGAGRIGKNHAEIVARRVPGAVLEAVVDPVDGAARALADSLDVTKAYTSVDDALGDADIDAVVISAPARSHADLVVASAGAGKHVFVEKPMAVTLEDADRAITAAETAGVVLQVGFNRRFAPAFAAARKAIDDGKIGTPQLLRSLTRDPGPFGGDPSRIPPWTIFFETLIHDFDTLLFLNPGAKAVRVTAVADALVRPDAKGSGHLDTAVVTVQFDNGAIATAEANFSALYGYDVRGEVFGSEGMVTAGDGRSTNMTLYGAAGLHVDTARSDTELLRSAYIGEFTAFVDAIRFGTGSVVTGQDARAALEIALACIRSVETGAAVALEA, encoded by the coding sequence ATGACATCCTCTGCCGCCGCGGTTCGCGTGGCCCTGATCGGTGCAGGCCGAATCGGAAAGAACCACGCCGAAATCGTTGCTCGACGCGTACCCGGTGCCGTCCTCGAGGCCGTCGTCGATCCCGTCGACGGTGCCGCTCGCGCACTCGCCGACAGCTTGGACGTCACCAAGGCCTACACGAGCGTCGACGACGCCCTGGGCGACGCCGACATCGACGCCGTCGTCATCTCCGCACCCGCTCGCAGTCACGCAGACCTCGTCGTAGCATCCGCCGGTGCAGGCAAGCACGTCTTCGTCGAGAAGCCGATGGCCGTGACGCTCGAGGATGCGGACCGTGCAATCACCGCCGCCGAGACCGCAGGCGTCGTGCTGCAGGTCGGGTTCAATCGCCGCTTCGCTCCCGCCTTTGCTGCAGCGCGCAAGGCAATCGACGACGGAAAGATCGGCACCCCACAGCTTCTGCGGTCGTTGACACGCGATCCGGGTCCGTTCGGCGGCGACCCGTCGCGCATCCCGCCGTGGACGATCTTCTTCGAGACCCTCATCCACGACTTCGATACGTTGCTCTTCCTCAACCCAGGCGCCAAGGCCGTGCGCGTCACTGCTGTCGCCGACGCGCTCGTCCGTCCGGACGCGAAGGGCAGTGGCCACCTCGATACCGCCGTTGTCACAGTGCAATTCGACAACGGTGCCATCGCGACGGCCGAGGCGAATTTCAGTGCGTTGTACGGCTACGACGTCCGAGGCGAGGTTTTCGGATCAGAAGGAATGGTCACTGCAGGCGACGGACGCAGCACGAACATGACGCTGTACGGGGCGGCAGGGCTCCACGTCGATACCGCGCGGAGTGACACAGAACTTCTGCGCTCGGCCTACATCGGCGAATTCACAGCCTTCGTCGACGCCATCAGGTTCGGGACTGGGTCCGTCGTGACCGGTCAGGACGCTCGCGCCGCACTGGAGATCGCACTCGCCTGCATCCGCAGCGTCGAGACCGGCGCCGCAGTGGCACTGGAGGCATGA
- a CDS encoding TIM barrel protein: MILAASAEMLYLELPFVDRVKRISERGFQVEIWNWATKDIDALASSGATFSSMTGYLEGNLTEPDGIEQLLSTAAESLVVADKLDCPRLNLHGTGLDGDGLPVRPVDVVTPTMWLTAVETLRSIAALGEKAGRVFTLENLNLAVDHPRTPFAAASDTLALVRAVDSPNLKMNLDLYHAQIGEGNLIALLEEALPYVGEIQVADVPGRCEPGTGEINYPAIARALRRIGYDGVVGLEGWASGDPETALDAFEAAFA; the protein is encoded by the coding sequence ATGATTCTCGCCGCCAGCGCTGAAATGCTCTATCTGGAACTCCCTTTCGTCGATCGGGTCAAGCGAATTTCGGAACGTGGATTCCAGGTCGAGATCTGGAACTGGGCCACCAAAGATATCGACGCCCTCGCCTCCAGCGGAGCAACGTTCTCGTCCATGACGGGCTACCTGGAAGGCAATCTCACCGAGCCCGACGGCATCGAGCAGTTGCTCTCGACCGCCGCAGAGTCGCTTGTAGTCGCCGACAAGCTGGACTGCCCTCGGCTGAACCTCCACGGCACCGGTCTCGACGGCGACGGCTTACCGGTGCGTCCGGTCGACGTGGTGACGCCGACGATGTGGCTGACCGCGGTCGAAACCCTCCGTTCGATCGCCGCACTAGGCGAAAAGGCCGGTCGCGTCTTCACACTCGAGAACCTGAACCTCGCCGTCGACCACCCTCGGACGCCGTTCGCTGCGGCGTCGGACACACTTGCACTCGTTCGTGCCGTCGACAGTCCGAATCTGAAGATGAACCTCGACCTCTATCACGCACAGATCGGCGAAGGGAATCTCATTGCCCTCCTGGAAGAGGCGCTCCCGTACGTCGGCGAGATCCAGGTAGCCGACGTGCCAGGCCGATGCGAGCCGGGGACCGGGGAGATCAACTATCCGGCGATTGCGCGGGCGCTGCGCCGGATCGGTTACGACGGTGTCGTCGGGCTGGAGGGTTGGGCGTCGGGTGATCCCGAGACCGCGCTCGATGCATTCGAGGCTGCGTTCGCCTGA
- a CDS encoding flavodoxin family protein — protein sequence MGKSVIVCTSVAHGNTRKIADALAGVLDADIVSPADADLEGAELVGFGSGIYLGKFHADLLDFIDSLPQQNGRRAFVFATSGLPESRLFRYSSRIVDALESKGFEVVAGFSSRGFDTYGPFKLVGGIRKGRPNAEDLASARAFAEHLQD from the coding sequence ATGGGGAAATCAGTCATTGTCTGCACTTCGGTAGCGCACGGAAACACCAGAAAGATCGCCGACGCCTTGGCCGGAGTCCTCGACGCCGACATCGTGTCGCCGGCCGACGCAGACCTGGAGGGTGCCGAACTCGTCGGGTTCGGATCCGGGATCTACCTCGGCAAGTTCCACGCCGATCTGCTCGACTTCATCGACTCCTTGCCCCAGCAGAACGGGCGCAGAGCATTCGTCTTCGCGACCAGCGGGTTGCCCGAGTCTCGGCTCTTCCGATACTCCTCCCGGATCGTCGACGCACTCGAGAGCAAGGGTTTCGAGGTCGTCGCCGGCTTCTCGTCGCGCGGCTTCGACACCTACGGTCCGTTCAAGCTCGTCGGTGGCATCCGCAAAGGCCGTCCGAACGCCGAGGACCTCGCCTCGGCACGGGCATTCGCCGAACATCTCCAAGATTGA